The following DNA comes from Candidatus Cloacimonadota bacterium.
TTTCGCTCATAAATTGCTCCGAAGGATTCAGCCAAAATTAGTTGAACACCAAGCGATTTAAAACAATCTACAGCTTGCTGACGCGAACTTCCGGCACCAAAATTCTTTCCTGTGATAACGATATCACCGGATTCTGCCTTTGCGGAAAAGTCTTTCCAACCTTCCAGATTATCGAATGTATATTGTCCCATTTCATTGATGTCAGTGATAGTAAGATAACGATTATGGAAG
Coding sequences within:
- a CDS encoding homoaconitate hydratase → FHNRYLTITDINEMGQYTFDNLEGWKDFSAKAESGDIVITGKNFGAGSSRQQAVDCFKSLGVQLILAESFGAIYERNAINAAFPILTYTNIDELQLNQRDKVKIDIENGIIENLENGKKVEISKFFDVQMEIYLRDGLLS